A window of the Streptomyces sp. Ag109_O5-10 genome harbors these coding sequences:
- a CDS encoding universal stress protein produces MTGPGDHLPIVVGVDPDPAHRMALAWAADEAARRRLPLRPVLAEGVPTRGYGRGRIPASWEEWNEALHKAGRQVLDEVTEFVAQHHPGLRVDPLLAEGDPAWVLREQSRGATAVVLGSRHLSRAQEVFGSASVAVPLMAHARCPVVVVPEPEHVTQDPAYYVVGVDGSPHSAAAVDLAFEEAALRGAGVRAVCVWEPGPLRIFDEYEPQQEARRLLSEIVAGRGARYPQVDLRHELVAGHPVQVLTDASAHALGLVVGTRGRGGFTGMLLGSVSQGVLHHARCPVIAVPSGPR; encoded by the coding sequence ATGACCGGGCCCGGTGATCACCTGCCGATCGTGGTCGGCGTCGATCCGGACCCGGCTCACCGGATGGCACTGGCCTGGGCGGCGGACGAGGCGGCCCGGCGCCGGTTGCCGCTGCGTCCGGTCCTCGCCGAGGGCGTGCCGACCCGTGGCTACGGGAGGGGCCGGATCCCGGCGTCCTGGGAGGAGTGGAACGAGGCGCTGCACAAGGCGGGTCGACAAGTGCTGGACGAGGTCACGGAGTTCGTCGCGCAGCACCACCCGGGGCTCCGGGTGGACCCCTTGCTCGCCGAGGGCGATCCGGCGTGGGTGCTGCGGGAGCAGAGCCGTGGCGCCACGGCCGTCGTGCTGGGCTCGCGGCATCTGAGCCGGGCCCAGGAGGTGTTCGGCTCCGCGTCGGTCGCCGTGCCCCTCATGGCGCACGCCCGCTGTCCGGTGGTCGTCGTACCCGAACCCGAACACGTCACCCAGGACCCGGCGTACTACGTCGTCGGCGTCGACGGCAGCCCGCACTCGGCGGCCGCCGTGGACCTGGCGTTCGAGGAGGCCGCACTGCGCGGCGCCGGAGTCCGGGCCGTGTGCGTCTGGGAGCCGGGACCGCTGAGGATCTTCGACGAGTACGAACCGCAGCAGGAGGCCCGGCGGCTGCTCTCCGAGATCGTGGCCGGCCGCGGCGCCCGCTACCCGCAGGTGGACCTGCGCCACGAACTGGTCGCCGGACACCCCGTGCAGGTGCTCACCGACGCCTCGGCCCACGCGCTGGGTCTGGTGGTGGGCACCCGGGGCCGGGGCGGGTTCACCGGCATGCTGCTCGGCTCGGTCAGCCAGGGAGTGCTGCATCACGCGCGGTGCCCGGTCATCGCCGTGCCGTCCGGGCCCCGGTGA
- a CDS encoding nitroreductase family protein, giving the protein MTAQPVDARTVATLVADAVAAPSQHNAQPWKFRYLRDIGVLRLYADLARTLPRTDPQHRGLHLSCGAALLNLRVAAAAEALAPVVRLLPEPDYPDLLAEVHLCGSGPPDTALALLRPAVGRRHSSRYPFQDEEIPAALREGLCEAADAEGAQLLFPGGWHVQSVLELVRDAEEWEALDAGVRGETALWAHAEPSGDEGPTDGIPAEAFGPVRRGGGAPVRDFAAGRPMPDRPRASFEKTPNIALLGTTDDRPVDWLRAGQALERVLLRATADGLVASVTSQPLEWPDLRWAARDPLSAMGHVQMVLRLGHGPEGQPSPRRSLGDVLDVM; this is encoded by the coding sequence ATGACCGCACAACCCGTCGACGCGCGCACCGTCGCGACGCTCGTGGCGGACGCCGTTGCCGCGCCCTCGCAGCACAACGCACAGCCGTGGAAGTTCCGTTACCTCCGCGACATCGGTGTCCTGCGCCTGTACGCCGACCTCGCGCGCACCCTGCCGCGCACCGATCCGCAGCACCGCGGTCTGCACCTGAGCTGCGGAGCCGCACTGCTCAACCTGCGGGTGGCCGCCGCCGCGGAGGCGCTGGCGCCGGTCGTCCGGCTGCTCCCGGAACCGGACTACCCGGATCTGCTCGCCGAGGTGCACCTGTGCGGCAGCGGACCGCCGGACACCGCGCTGGCTCTGCTGCGTCCCGCGGTCGGCCGCCGTCACTCCAGCCGCTACCCGTTCCAGGACGAGGAGATCCCGGCGGCGCTACGCGAGGGCCTGTGCGAGGCGGCAGACGCCGAAGGCGCACAGTTGCTGTTCCCCGGTGGGTGGCACGTGCAGTCGGTGCTGGAACTGGTGCGGGACGCCGAGGAGTGGGAGGCGCTGGACGCGGGGGTGCGCGGCGAGACCGCGCTGTGGGCCCACGCGGAACCGTCGGGGGACGAAGGGCCGACCGACGGCATCCCCGCAGAGGCGTTCGGCCCGGTACGCCGTGGCGGCGGTGCTCCCGTGCGCGACTTCGCCGCCGGACGCCCGATGCCGGACCGTCCCCGCGCGTCGTTCGAGAAGACGCCGAACATCGCCCTGCTCGGCACGACCGATGACCGTCCCGTGGACTGGCTGCGCGCCGGGCAGGCGCTGGAACGGGTCCTGCTGCGGGCCACCGCGGACGGACTGGTCGCCTCCGTGACCTCCCAGCCGCTCGAATGGCCGGACCTCCGGTGGGCGGCCCGCGACCCCCTCTCCGCCATGGGCCACGTGCAGATGGTGCTCAGGCTCGGTCACGGGCCCGAAGGGCAGCCGAGCCCCCGGCGGTCCTTGGGCGACGTGCTCGACGTCATGTGA
- a CDS encoding cyclic nucleotide-binding/CBS domain-containing protein: MKVSEVMTAPPVHVDPDVSLKEVTDWMAERGVGSVLVVRDGELCGIVTDRDLALRGLGGGLAPDSTVDAVMSADVVTVDADDDLRSAYRTFGRAGVRRLPVLDRGRLVGVLTIDDLFLDVFRQLADLLGPVAWSVLQEPPGPPSARGGRHAA, from the coding sequence ATGAAGGTGTCCGAGGTGATGACCGCGCCTCCCGTGCACGTCGACCCCGACGTCTCCCTGAAGGAGGTGACCGACTGGATGGCCGAGCGCGGCGTGGGCTCCGTCCTCGTCGTCAGGGACGGGGAGCTGTGCGGCATCGTGACCGACCGCGACCTCGCGCTGCGCGGCCTCGGCGGCGGCCTGGCGCCGGACTCGACCGTGGACGCGGTGATGTCCGCCGACGTCGTCACCGTCGACGCCGATGACGACCTCCGGTCCGCGTATCGCACCTTCGGCCGCGCGGGCGTACGCCGGTTGCCGGTCCTCGACCGGGGCCGGCTGGTCGGGGTGCTGACGATCGACGACCTGTTCCTGGACGTCTTCCGGCAACTGGCCGATCTGCTCGGCCCCGTGGCGTGGAGCGTGCTCCAGGAGCCGCCCGGACCGCCCTCGGCCAGAGGTGGTCGGCATGCAGCCTGA
- a CDS encoding DUF1876 domain-containing protein: MMHTAQWKVDLHLFEENDGTTKARVVLKTGTTSLTAHGSAHCHPADSNVPEIGDELAAGRAMNDLGRQLLNIAERDVQGVGADRPGSTRTSGWLL; this comes from the coding sequence GTGATGCACACGGCGCAGTGGAAGGTGGATCTCCACCTCTTCGAGGAGAACGACGGAACGACCAAGGCCCGCGTGGTGCTGAAGACCGGTACCACGTCACTCACCGCCCACGGATCCGCGCACTGCCATCCCGCGGACAGCAACGTGCCGGAGATCGGCGACGAGCTGGCGGCAGGCCGGGCCATGAACGACCTGGGACGGCAGCTTCTGAACATCGCCGAGCGGGACGTCCAGGGCGTCGGGGCGGACCGTCCGGGCAGCACTCGGACGAGCGGGTGGCTCCTCTGA
- a CDS encoding DUF1918 domain-containing protein, which yields MRAHLGDQLVIESPATGAARRDGEIIGLHHEDGTPPYDVRWSDSGEVTLVFPGPDAHVHPSPHAGPGSPIESPGTADAAGNRSVPSSSGPAAGSGDFGRWVAAERRRRGLSLETTAARARMAPEYLARLEQRSTAPALGTVTRLAAALGTGVNALYGAGADLPPGQGRALLHPRLRDLAPEECRTLLSTHGVGRVTVSTPEGHPAVVPVNYDVVDGAIVFRSMPGSVTAAVVDEEVAFEVDRLDEEMSVGWSVLALGRASIVTEPAAVRRLVESAHGTPWAGGERTVWVSIRPRSLTGRRITPAEE from the coding sequence ATGCGAGCTCACCTCGGCGACCAGCTCGTCATCGAAAGCCCGGCCACAGGCGCCGCCAGGCGCGACGGGGAGATCATCGGTCTCCACCACGAGGACGGCACACCCCCCTATGACGTGCGCTGGTCGGATTCGGGCGAGGTCACGCTCGTCTTTCCCGGACCCGACGCGCACGTCCACCCTTCCCCGCACGCAGGTCCCGGGTCCCCGATCGAGTCGCCGGGGACCGCGGATGCGGCCGGGAACCGGTCCGTGCCCTCGTCATCGGGCCCGGCCGCCGGCAGCGGAGACTTCGGCCGGTGGGTGGCCGCTGAACGACGACGACGGGGCCTCAGCCTCGAAACGACGGCCGCCCGGGCCCGTATGGCCCCCGAATACCTCGCGCGGCTGGAACAGCGCAGCACGGCCCCGGCCCTGGGGACGGTCACGAGACTGGCGGCCGCACTGGGTACCGGTGTGAACGCGTTGTACGGTGCCGGTGCGGATCTCCCGCCCGGCCAGGGACGCGCCCTGCTCCACCCACGGCTGCGGGACCTCGCACCGGAGGAGTGCCGGACCCTGCTCTCCACGCACGGGGTCGGGCGGGTCACGGTCTCGACGCCGGAGGGGCACCCGGCCGTCGTCCCGGTCAACTACGACGTGGTCGACGGTGCCATCGTGTTCAGGAGCATGCCGGGCTCCGTCACCGCGGCGGTGGTCGACGAGGAGGTCGCCTTCGAGGTCGACCGCCTGGACGAGGAGATGAGCGTGGGGTGGAGCGTGCTCGCCCTCGGGCGGGCGAGCATCGTGACGGAACCCGCGGCGGTGCGCCGGCTCGTGGAGAGCGCCCACGGCACTCCCTGGGCAGGCGGCGAGCGCACGGTGTGGGTGTCGATCCGGCCGAGAAGTCTCACGGGCCGCCGCATCACGCCGGCGGAGGAGTAG
- a CDS encoding flavodoxin domain-containing protein produces MTGTVLVTYGTKNGSTAHIAESIADALREKGLTVETMRAGSVPFVDRYDAVVVGGGLYAGRWHKDARSFVRRHRKDLAGRPVWFFSSGPLDTSASERDIPPVRGVRRAIQDLHARGHATFGGCLDDDADGWPARWILRSGNGGDFRDFEAVTAWASGIAGELKG; encoded by the coding sequence ATGACCGGCACCGTGTTGGTCACCTACGGCACCAAGAACGGATCGACGGCGCACATCGCCGAGTCGATCGCCGACGCCCTGCGGGAGAAGGGGCTGACCGTCGAGACGATGCGGGCCGGTTCCGTGCCCTTCGTGGACCGGTACGACGCGGTCGTGGTCGGCGGTGGACTGTACGCCGGCCGCTGGCACAAGGACGCCCGGTCCTTCGTCCGCCGGCACCGCAAGGACCTCGCCGGGCGGCCCGTGTGGTTCTTCAGCAGTGGCCCGCTCGACACCTCCGCCTCCGAGCGGGACATCCCGCCCGTGCGCGGAGTGCGCCGCGCGATCCAGGACCTGCACGCCCGCGGCCACGCCACCTTCGGCGGCTGCCTGGACGACGACGCGGACGGCTGGCCGGCACGCTGGATCCTCCGTTCCGGGAACGGCGGGGACTTCCGTGACTTCGAGGCCGTGACGGCGTGGGCGTCCGGGATCGCCGGGGAGCTGAAAGGCTGA
- a CDS encoding CBS domain-containing protein: MRHNKVGSVMTTDVVHAGYGTPFKEVARLLSDHRISGLPVLDDDKVVGVVSETGLMVRRAAVPDLHGGRRRTPPAQLTGHTECKAETEIAVAMTRRIDGVVDVVDKLTYRLDDARVREEQALRGAADDRLRGL, from the coding sequence ATGAGGCACAACAAAGTGGGGTCCGTGATGACCACGGACGTCGTCCACGCCGGTTACGGCACGCCCTTCAAGGAGGTCGCCCGACTCCTCTCCGACCACCGGATCAGCGGACTGCCGGTCCTCGACGACGACAAGGTCGTCGGGGTCGTCTCCGAGACCGGCCTGATGGTGCGCCGGGCCGCCGTCCCCGACCTGCACGGGGGAAGGCGCCGCACGCCGCCGGCCCAACTCACCGGTCACACGGAGTGCAAGGCCGAGACCGAGATCGCCGTCGCCATGACCCGTCGGATCGACGGGGTGGTCGACGTCGTCGACAAGTTGACCTACCGCCTGGACGACGCCCGCGTCCGCGAGGAGCAGGCACTGCGCGGCGCAGCCGACGACCGGCTGCGCGGACTGTGA
- a CDS encoding bifunctional GNAT family N-acetyltransferase/acetate--CoA ligase family protein, with product MTEFLLERSPAHALLADGTTVCIRPVTPGDRDRLKGFYDEMSSENLRLRFFSASRRSGATAADRACAPARPGYRALLAEAQGRVLGLAEYETGDDKESAEISIAVADGLHHRGVGTLLVEHLVSVARADGVTVFTADALSENREVLRLFADLGLRTSRRFEGPETRCTIHLDEDDAYLSAVESRGRSADVASLVPLLRPDVVAVVGAGRTPGSVGRAILHHLHSGGYTRRLFAVNPNVTSVLGVPSYPSVRALPKTPDLVIIAVSAAGVPACAEECGKAGVRALVVVTAGLDAAQSRALLAACRTYGMRMVGPNCLGVSDTDPQLRLDATFAADHPRPGSAGVAVQSGGVGIALLDGLSRLGIGVSSFVSLGDKYDVSGNDMLQWWEADGRTDLALLHLESFGNPRAFSRTARRVARRMPVLTVDAGRSQEGRRAAASHTAAAATPTMTRQALFDQAGVTATRSVGELLETAALLYSQVLPEGTRTAIVTNAGGAGVLAADACAEAGLTLPQFTPGAVDELAVVLPDGASFGNPLDVTAAVSEEELRRCVDRLIQNPGVDAVLVVLVPTAVATATGDDLIRALTWAPGRRTKPVAAVRLEQDLPVKLLPALDDGTIPSYAEPQAAARALAHAARRAAWLARPAGTVPALDDVDTLRARALSDAYLTAHPDGGWLDPRTCAELLACYRIPQIRWAWAETEDEAVHAAERLRGADGRVVMKAHWPGLLHKSEEHAVHLDLRGEQQVRAAFRDLETRFGGLMTGAVVQPLADRGTELFAGVVQDEVFGPLVLFGLGGTATEVLADHAARIAPLTDRDVHDLITAPRCAPLLFGTHGNGPVDLERLEQLLLRLSRMAADLPQLAEADFNPVLAAPGGVTVLDARLRLLPRHSQDPYLRRLR from the coding sequence ATGACCGAATTCCTGCTCGAACGATCCCCCGCCCACGCGTTGCTCGCGGACGGGACCACCGTCTGCATCCGGCCCGTCACCCCGGGCGACCGCGACCGGCTGAAGGGGTTCTACGACGAGATGTCCTCTGAGAACCTCCGCCTGAGGTTCTTCTCGGCGAGCCGGCGCTCGGGCGCGACGGCCGCCGACCGGGCCTGTGCCCCGGCTCGCCCCGGCTACCGGGCACTGCTGGCCGAGGCGCAGGGCCGGGTGCTCGGCCTCGCGGAGTACGAGACCGGAGACGACAAGGAATCGGCGGAGATCTCCATCGCCGTGGCCGACGGACTGCATCACCGCGGGGTCGGCACCCTCCTCGTCGAGCACCTGGTCTCGGTGGCCCGTGCCGACGGAGTCACCGTCTTCACGGCCGACGCGCTGAGCGAGAACCGCGAGGTGCTCCGGCTCTTCGCCGACCTGGGCCTGCGTACCTCCCGCCGCTTCGAGGGCCCGGAGACGCGGTGCACCATCCACCTCGACGAGGACGACGCCTACCTCTCGGCCGTCGAGTCCCGGGGCCGCTCCGCCGATGTGGCGAGCCTCGTGCCGCTGCTCCGCCCGGACGTGGTCGCCGTCGTCGGCGCCGGACGTACACCGGGCTCGGTCGGCCGGGCGATCCTCCACCACCTGCACTCCGGCGGCTACACCCGCCGCCTGTTCGCGGTGAACCCGAACGTGACGTCGGTGCTCGGCGTGCCGTCGTACCCGAGCGTGCGCGCCCTGCCGAAGACCCCGGACCTCGTGATCATCGCGGTGTCCGCCGCCGGAGTGCCTGCCTGCGCCGAGGAGTGCGGCAAGGCCGGCGTCCGCGCACTCGTCGTCGTCACGGCGGGCCTCGACGCGGCCCAGTCGAGGGCGCTCCTGGCGGCCTGCCGCACCTACGGCATGCGCATGGTCGGCCCCAACTGCCTCGGCGTCTCCGATACGGACCCGCAGCTGCGGCTCGACGCCACGTTCGCCGCCGACCATCCGCGTCCCGGCAGCGCCGGGGTGGCCGTGCAGTCCGGCGGTGTCGGGATCGCCCTGCTCGACGGCCTGTCCCGGCTCGGCATCGGTGTGTCGTCCTTCGTCTCGCTCGGCGACAAGTACGACGTCAGCGGCAACGACATGCTCCAGTGGTGGGAGGCCGACGGCCGTACCGACCTCGCACTGCTGCACCTGGAGTCCTTCGGCAACCCCCGCGCCTTCTCCCGTACCGCCCGCCGGGTCGCCCGCCGGATGCCCGTGCTGACCGTGGACGCAGGACGCTCGCAGGAGGGCCGCAGGGCCGCCGCCTCGCACACGGCAGCGGCCGCCACTCCCACCATGACCCGGCAGGCGCTGTTCGACCAGGCCGGTGTCACCGCGACCCGATCGGTCGGTGAACTCCTCGAAACGGCAGCGCTGTTGTATTCACAGGTACTGCCCGAAGGCACGCGCACAGCGATCGTCACCAACGCGGGCGGAGCGGGCGTCCTGGCCGCCGACGCATGTGCCGAAGCCGGCCTCACTCTGCCGCAGTTCACGCCCGGCGCCGTCGACGAGCTGGCCGTGGTCCTGCCCGACGGTGCGTCCTTCGGCAACCCCCTCGACGTGACGGCCGCCGTGAGCGAGGAAGAACTCCGGCGGTGCGTCGACCGGCTCATCCAGAACCCCGGGGTCGACGCCGTCCTGGTGGTCCTCGTCCCGACCGCGGTTGCCACCGCCACCGGCGACGATCTGATCCGCGCCCTCACCTGGGCACCGGGCCGCCGGACGAAGCCCGTCGCCGCCGTGCGCCTGGAGCAGGACCTGCCGGTCAAACTGCTGCCCGCACTCGACGACGGCACGATCCCGAGCTACGCCGAACCCCAGGCGGCCGCCCGTGCGCTGGCCCACGCTGCCCGTCGTGCGGCGTGGCTGGCCAGGCCCGCCGGCACCGTGCCGGCCCTCGACGACGTCGACACCCTACGGGCTCGGGCACTGTCGGACGCCTACCTGACCGCCCACCCGGACGGCGGCTGGCTCGATCCGCGCACCTGCGCCGAACTCCTCGCCTGCTACCGCATTCCGCAGATCCGCTGGGCCTGGGCCGAGACCGAGGACGAGGCTGTACACGCCGCCGAACGGCTGCGCGGCGCCGACGGCCGGGTCGTCATGAAGGCCCACTGGCCCGGCCTCCTCCACAAGAGCGAGGAGCACGCAGTCCACCTCGACCTGCGCGGCGAACAGCAGGTCCGGGCCGCCTTCCGCGACCTGGAGACCCGCTTCGGCGGTCTGATGACCGGCGCGGTCGTCCAACCGCTCGCCGACCGTGGGACCGAACTGTTCGCGGGAGTCGTCCAGGACGAGGTCTTCGGCCCGCTGGTCCTGTTCGGGCTCGGCGGTACCGCCACCGAGGTGCTCGCCGACCACGCGGCACGAATCGCTCCGCTCACCGACCGCGACGTGCACGACCTGATCACCGCTCCGCGCTGTGCGCCCCTGCTGTTCGGCACGCACGGCAACGGACCGGTCGACCTGGAACGTCTGGAGCAGCTGCTGTTGCGGCTGTCCCGGATGGCGGCGGACCTGCCGCAGCTCGCCGAGGCCGACTTCAACCCCGTCCTGGCCGCACCCGGCGGCGTCACCGTGCTCGACGCACGGCTCCGCCTGCTCCCGCGCCACTCCCAGGACCCCTATCTGCGCCGGCTCCGCTGA
- the gap gene encoding type I glyceraldehyde-3-phosphate dehydrogenase, whose product MTVRVGINGFGRIGRTYLRAALDRAEAGTQDVEVVAVNDITSPATLAHLLEYDSTFGHIGRDVAHDDSSITVDGRRIAVSAERDPAALHWSDHGADIVIESTGRFRDRDAAALHLKAGAHTVLLSAPGRNADATIVMGVNDRVYDRHQHRIVSAASCTTNCVAPMVKVLHETFGFERGVMTTVHGYTNDQSLLDGPHKDLRRARSAASSIIPTSTGAARAVGLVVPELAGALDGIAVRVPVEDGSLTDLAVVLGREATVDDINAAFEAAAEGPLNGILRVSKAPIVSRDVIGDPSSCVFDPALTQANGTLVKVFGWYDNEWGYTNRLLDLTALVADG is encoded by the coding sequence ATGACCGTACGCGTGGGCATCAACGGATTCGGCCGGATCGGCCGTACCTACCTGCGGGCCGCCCTCGACCGCGCCGAGGCGGGCACGCAGGACGTGGAGGTGGTCGCGGTCAACGACATCACCTCGCCCGCGACGCTCGCCCATCTCCTCGAGTACGACTCGACGTTCGGGCACATCGGACGGGACGTCGCCCACGACGACAGCTCGATCACCGTCGACGGGCGCCGCATCGCCGTCTCCGCGGAACGCGACCCGGCGGCCCTCCACTGGTCCGACCACGGCGCCGACATCGTCATCGAGTCCACCGGCCGCTTCCGGGACCGCGACGCGGCCGCCCTGCACCTGAAGGCCGGCGCCCACACGGTGCTGCTCTCGGCGCCGGGCAGGAACGCGGACGCCACCATCGTGATGGGCGTCAACGACCGGGTCTACGACCGGCACCAGCACCGGATCGTCTCCGCCGCCTCCTGCACCACCAACTGTGTCGCCCCCATGGTGAAGGTGCTGCACGAGACCTTCGGCTTCGAACGCGGCGTGATGACCACCGTCCACGGCTACACCAACGACCAGTCCCTGCTGGACGGCCCGCACAAGGACCTGCGCCGGGCCCGCTCGGCCGCGTCGAGCATCATCCCGACCAGCACGGGCGCCGCCCGCGCGGTCGGTCTGGTGGTGCCGGAACTCGCCGGGGCCCTGGACGGGATCGCGGTGCGGGTGCCGGTGGAGGACGGCTCGCTCACCGACCTCGCCGTGGTGCTGGGCCGCGAGGCGACTGTGGACGACATCAACGCCGCCTTCGAGGCGGCCGCCGAGGGACCGCTCAACGGCATCCTGCGGGTGTCGAAGGCCCCGATCGTCTCCCGTGACGTCATCGGCGACCCCTCCTCCTGCGTCTTCGACCCGGCCCTGACCCAGGCCAACGGCACCCTGGTCAAGGTCTTCGGCTGGTACGACAACGAGTGGGGCTACACCAACCGGCTCCTGGACCTCACGGCCCTGGTGGCCGACGGCTGA
- a CDS encoding universal stress protein: MDLPVVVGVDGSESSLRAVDWAADEAVLRGAPLRLVFASLWERYEGESLAEDLVAKPSEQLMAEDVVAIAAGRAHRRHPGLKVTTDVVPEEPEYALVHESREAAVLVLGSRGRSGFVETLLGSVGLAVAAHAHCPVIVLRGSHDNQVRAGGGRIVLGVGGKEAVRFAAREAGLRGAEVDAVRAWRAPARETTDHPLLSGEPARLHEQEAADTLEKALRDVPEPVRVHRQTVEGPARQVLLAASHTADLLVVGARRNTGHLGLQLGRVAHGVLHHAACPVAVVPERT, encoded by the coding sequence GTGGACCTGCCCGTCGTGGTCGGCGTCGACGGCTCCGAGTCCAGCCTGCGGGCCGTCGACTGGGCGGCCGACGAGGCCGTCCTGCGCGGGGCGCCGCTCCGGCTGGTGTTCGCCTCCCTGTGGGAGCGGTACGAGGGTGAGTCGCTCGCCGAGGACCTGGTCGCCAAGCCGTCCGAGCAGCTGATGGCCGAGGATGTCGTGGCCATCGCCGCCGGGCGTGCCCACCGTCGGCACCCCGGTCTGAAAGTCACCACCGACGTCGTGCCGGAGGAGCCGGAGTACGCGCTGGTGCACGAGAGCCGGGAGGCCGCCGTACTCGTGCTGGGCTCCCGGGGACGCAGCGGCTTCGTGGAGACGCTGCTCGGCTCGGTCGGCCTGGCCGTCGCCGCGCACGCCCACTGCCCGGTGATCGTCCTCCGGGGCAGCCACGACAACCAGGTCCGGGCGGGGGGCGGCCGGATCGTGCTCGGCGTCGGGGGGAAGGAAGCCGTGCGCTTCGCCGCCCGGGAAGCCGGACTGCGGGGTGCCGAGGTGGACGCGGTACGGGCCTGGCGGGCCCCGGCCCGTGAGACCACCGACCACCCGTTGCTGTCGGGAGAACCCGCCCGGCTGCACGAGCAGGAGGCCGCGGACACCCTGGAGAAGGCGCTTCGCGACGTACCGGAGCCGGTGCGCGTGCATCGCCAGACCGTCGAGGGCCCGGCCCGCCAGGTGCTGTTGGCCGCCTCCCACACCGCCGACCTGCTGGTCGTCGGTGCCCGGCGCAACACCGGGCACCTCGGGCTCCAGCTCGGCCGGGTGGCCCACGGAGTCCTGCACCACGCCGCATGCCCGGTCGCCGTCGTACCCGAACGGACGTGA
- the adhP gene encoding alcohol dehydrogenase AdhP, producing MKAAVVRAFGEPLVIEDRPDPEPGPGQVRIRVEASGLCHTDIHAAHGDWPVKPNPPFVPGHEGVGIVEELGDGVTHLSVGQRVAVPWLGKACGRCEHCLSGWETLCEQQVNTGYGCDGGYAEKMLAWADFAQPVPPGVTPFDAAPLTCAGVTTYKALKVAGVRPAQLVAISGVGGLGHLALQYAKIAGAQVAAIDVTDDKLELAAELGADLVIDARKDDVGEVLERHGGAHAAIALAVDDAAFEAANSGLRRGGKLVMVALPAHGTVRVPIFDTVLNGTSVIGSIVGTRQDLAEVFQLHAAGRTRVVYETRPLATVNESITDVLRGQVKARIVFDMGVGR from the coding sequence ATGAAGGCAGCGGTCGTACGAGCCTTCGGCGAGCCCCTGGTCATCGAGGACCGCCCCGACCCCGAGCCCGGCCCCGGCCAGGTCCGCATCCGCGTCGAGGCATCCGGGCTCTGCCACACCGACATCCACGCCGCCCACGGCGACTGGCCCGTCAAGCCGAACCCGCCGTTCGTCCCCGGACACGAGGGTGTCGGCATCGTCGAGGAACTCGGCGACGGCGTCACCCACCTGAGCGTCGGTCAGCGGGTCGCCGTGCCCTGGCTGGGCAAGGCGTGCGGGCGGTGCGAGCACTGCCTGTCCGGCTGGGAGACCCTGTGCGAGCAGCAGGTCAACACCGGCTACGGCTGCGACGGGGGCTACGCCGAGAAGATGCTGGCCTGGGCCGACTTCGCCCAGCCGGTCCCGCCGGGCGTCACCCCCTTCGACGCCGCCCCGCTGACCTGCGCCGGTGTCACCACCTACAAGGCTCTCAAGGTCGCCGGCGTACGACCCGCCCAACTCGTCGCGATCTCCGGAGTCGGCGGACTCGGCCACCTCGCCCTGCAGTACGCGAAGATAGCCGGTGCCCAGGTCGCCGCCATCGACGTCACCGACGACAAACTCGAACTCGCAGCCGAACTCGGCGCCGACCTCGTCATCGACGCCCGCAAGGACGACGTCGGCGAGGTGCTCGAGCGGCACGGCGGCGCGCACGCGGCGATCGCCCTCGCCGTGGACGACGCCGCCTTCGAGGCTGCCAACTCCGGCCTGCGGCGCGGCGGCAAGCTGGTGATGGTCGCGCTGCCCGCGCACGGCACGGTCCGGGTCCCGATCTTCGACACCGTCCTGAACGGCACCAGCGTGATCGGTTCGATCGTCGGCACCCGGCAGGACCTCGCCGAGGTGTTCCAGCTGCACGCGGCCGGCCGGACCAGGGTCGTCTACGAGACCCGTCCGCTGGCCACCGTCAACGAGTCGATCACGGACGTGCTGCGCGGCCAGGTCAAGGCCCGGATCGTGTTCGACATGGGCGTGGGGCGGTGA